The DNA sequence TAACAATTACCCGTGACACAATCATCTAACCTCCTACGCACCCCTCTATATTCTTTATCCCATGAATGTAAGGCGAAATTTACCGATTTTGCAGGTTGGGAAATGGCTTTGCAATATAGTGGCTTAAAAAAAGAACATCAAGCCGTTAGGGAATCCGTAGGAATGTTTGATATTTCTCACATGGGGAAATTCTTTCTCGAAGGGAAACAATTACGGGAAAAATTCACCTATCTTGTGCCTACAGACTTAAGAAATTTAGAATCAGGAAAGGCTCAATATACAGTTTTGTTAAATCATCATGGGGGCATCATTGATGATATTATTTTTTACTATCAAGGAGCAAACGAGCTAGAAATTGAATCTGCCGTCTTAATTGTTAATGCGGCTACCAAGGACAAAGATTGGCAATGGTTAACAGAAAACCTCATTGCAAAAAATGTTAAACTTACCGATAAATCCTCTGAATTAGCTTTAATTGCCTTACAGGGCAAAAATGGAGTAAACATCCTCAATCATCTGATTAACGAAGATTTAAGTCAATTTCCTAGCTTTTCTCACTTAGATACCACCCTCTATGAAGAACCAGTTTTTATTGCTCGAACAGGATATACGGGAGAAGATGGTTTTGAGATTATGACAACTCCTGACGTAGCACAAAAATTGTGGTATTATTTCCTTGACAATGGTGTTATTCCTTGTGGTTTAGGGGCTAGAGATACTCTTCGTTTAGAGGCGGCTATGTGTCTTTATGGTCAAGATATGAATGAAGAAATTACCCCCATAGAAGCAGGTTTAGGATGGTTAATTAATCTTGATCATGATTTTATCGGCAAAGATATTATTGCACAACAGAAACAAGAAGGGGTTAAGAAAAAGTTAGTTGCTTTAGTGATGGAAGGTAAATATATCGCCCGTCATGGTTATCCCATTTTGGTTAATGGAGAGGTGATAGGAGAAATTACAAGTGGAACTCTATCCCCTACCCTAGAAGATGCGATCGCACTTGGTTATGTTCCCTATAATTATAGTAAAATAGGGCAGAAATTAGAAGTAGAAATTAGGGGTAAACTTTATCCTGCTAAGATAGTGAAGAAGCCTTTTTATCGAAGAAAAAATAATTTTAATTAAAGACAAAACTCAATTAGTAATTAGGAGTAAAAGAAAGGTAAAAGGTCAAAAAACAGGAGATTAAAGTATTTCTCCAAGGCTTAACATTTTATGTTCAGTGTAGATTTATTTCCTCAACTTAATCTAATTACTGATTGTTAATTCCTAATTCCTCGTTTTTCCATCTTAAAGAATTTCTCGCCCTAATAGTATTTTTCTCACTTCTAACATGGCTGAATAGGTGGGAATAATATATAAAGTTTCACCCACCGCCGTTAATTCAAGGGCTTTATTAATAGCTTGGGATAATTTCTCTTCGATGATTAAATTCAAATTAGAGTTAAGAGTATCCAGACTATACTTTAATCTTAATGCCATATCATAGAGGCGATCGCCGCTTACCACAATATTTCCCCCACCCGCAACCAACTTTTCTGTATCTACATCCCAAATCCATGAAACATCTGTACCATCAGGGGTGCGATCGTTTAAAACCATTAAAATAGTGCTTTGAGGATTAATTTCTCTGATGTCATTTACTGCCCTAATAGTTTCATTCATCCCCACAGGATTTTTAGAGAGTAAAATGCGAATATTTTTGTCTTGAATGGTTAATTCTTCTGCCCTTCCGAATGCGGCTTTAAAGTTGTGAATAGTATCATTAATTATGTCTCTTTCAATGCCAATGGTTTCAGCAGTTAAACCAGCCGCTAAAGTGTTATATTTATTGTAAACTCCTATTAAAATTTGTGACCATTCTTTGCTATTTACCGATAATTTACTCTTAGTAAAATCACAACTAGGACAGTCATAATCTCCTAAATGAGAAATATAAACCCCTTTATATTCAAGAGATGTGCCACATTTAGGACAATAAATAGAATCAACAGCGTGGGGAATTTCGTCTAAATATAATTCAGGTTCATTTAAGCCAAAATAACATACTTTTTGTGGTAAATTCTGCCCTAAATAACACAAGGTAGGATCATCCCCATTAATAATAATATAAGTATCTTTATTTAAAGGAGTAATTGCATTTTGCCAACGGTAACTAATGGTATCAACTTCTCCATATCTATCTAACTGATCTCGGAATAAATTAAGAGCTAAAATATGACTAGGTTGGCATTCTTTTAATACTAGAGGTAAAACGTTTTCATCTACTTCTAAAATGCCATAATCTGCGGACAAAATTCCCCATAAGTTGCTATTGGTAACTAAACAGGTAATTAAGCCATTAATTAAATTTGCCCCTGTGGAATTATGAATAACGAGATAGCCCTTGTGGACTAAAATATCTTTAAGCAGTAAAGAAGTGGTTGTTTTTCCGTTAGTGCCGACAACCAGAATTAATCCTCCTCGAAACTGTTGAGATAAAAGTTGTAATAAGCGAGGATAGAGACGGCGAGATATTTCCCCCGGTAAAACACTAGCCGCCCCTAATTTAAACGTCTTTACTAATCCTGTAACTATTTTGGCAGTAGCTACCGCTAAACCTAATCGAAAACGCTCTACTATGTTCATCCCTATAATTAAATCAGTTAGTTAGTGGGCAATAACAAATTGTGCCACACATTAACCCTTGTTACCATTTTTAAACTACGACTCATCTAAATCGTCGGCAAGTGCTAGGCAATCGGTAACATAGTAAATATGTCTTAGGTAATAGGTGACAAGTATCAAATTTTAGATAATAATGACTAATTACTAACTGCTAATTACTAATTGGACTATGCAGACTATAGATTGGATTGTTGTTATTTGTTATCTCATTGCCACAATGGTACTTGGAGTTTATCTTTCTAAACAAGCCTCAAAAAGTATGGAAGATTTTTTCGTATCAGGTAGAAATCTTTCTTGGTGGTTGGCAGGTACAAGTATGGCGGCAACAACTTTTTCTATTGACACTCCCCTTTATATTTGCGGTGTAGTAGCTACAAGGGGTATTGCTGGTAATTGGGAATGGTGGAGTTTTGGTGTTGCCCATATTGTCTTAATTTATATTTTTGCTAGACTATGGCGGAGGGCGGAAATTGTTACCGATGCGGAGTTAACGGAAATTCGCTATGGAGGAAAAATGGCGGCGGTATTGAGGGCAACTAAAGCCTTTTTATTCGCTGTGCCAATTAACTGTATTGGCATTGGTTATGCTATGTTAGCTATGGTTAAGGTGGTTTCTGCACTGCAATTATGGGAAAGTCTGGGTTTAAATGTGGGAGAAAGCGGTAAGTTATGGAGTGTGGTGGCAGTTAGTATTTTTGTTTTAATATATTCTGGTTTTTCGGGATTGTGGGGAGTGGTGGTAACAGACTTTTTTCAATTTTTTCTGGCTCTCTTTGGCGCGATCGCAGTTGCTGTGGTGGCCGTGAATCATGTAGGTGGTATTCATGAGTTAGTACCGGCGGTGCAAAAAGCCACAGATATTGATGTACTTTCCTTTGTGCCTTTGATGAAAGGAGAAGGGTTATTGAATTGGCAATGGAGTGATGTGGCAGGAATCAGTTTAAGCACCTTTTCTGCTTATTTATTGGTGCAGTGGTGGAGTTTTCGTCGTAGCGATGGGGGAGGGGAGTTTATCCAAAGATTGGTTTCTGTCAAGGATGAGGCAGAGGCAGAGAAAGCGGCATGGTTTTTCAATATCCTTAATTATATTATCCGTACTTGGCCTTGGATTTTGGTGGCATTAGTCGGTATTGTTATCTATCCTAACTTAGAAGATCCAGAATTAGCCTATCCGAAGTTGATGCTTGATTTTCTTCCCCCTGTTATCTTAGGGATTGTGGTAGCTTCGTTAATTGCCGCTTTT is a window from the Cyanobacterium sp. Dongsha4 genome containing:
- the gcvT gene encoding glycine cleavage system aminomethyltransferase GcvT, which codes for MTQSSNLLRTPLYSLSHECKAKFTDFAGWEMALQYSGLKKEHQAVRESVGMFDISHMGKFFLEGKQLREKFTYLVPTDLRNLESGKAQYTVLLNHHGGIIDDIIFYYQGANELEIESAVLIVNAATKDKDWQWLTENLIAKNVKLTDKSSELALIALQGKNGVNILNHLINEDLSQFPSFSHLDTTLYEEPVFIARTGYTGEDGFEIMTTPDVAQKLWYYFLDNGVIPCGLGARDTLRLEAAMCLYGQDMNEEITPIEAGLGWLINLDHDFIGKDIIAQQKQEGVKKKLVALVMEGKYIARHGYPILVNGEVIGEITSGTLSPTLEDAIALGYVPYNYSKIGQKLEVEIRGKLYPAKIVKKPFYRRKNNFN
- a CDS encoding Mur ligase family protein is translated as MNIVERFRLGLAVATAKIVTGLVKTFKLGAASVLPGEISRRLYPRLLQLLSQQFRGGLILVVGTNGKTTTSLLLKDILVHKGYLVIHNSTGANLINGLITCLVTNSNLWGILSADYGILEVDENVLPLVLKECQPSHILALNLFRDQLDRYGEVDTISYRWQNAITPLNKDTYIIINGDDPTLCYLGQNLPQKVCYFGLNEPELYLDEIPHAVDSIYCPKCGTSLEYKGVYISHLGDYDCPSCDFTKSKLSVNSKEWSQILIGVYNKYNTLAAGLTAETIGIERDIINDTIHNFKAAFGRAEELTIQDKNIRILLSKNPVGMNETIRAVNDIREINPQSTILMVLNDRTPDGTDVSWIWDVDTEKLVAGGGNIVVSGDRLYDMALRLKYSLDTLNSNLNLIIEEKLSQAINKALELTAVGETLYIIPTYSAMLEVRKILLGREIL
- a CDS encoding sodium:solute symporter family protein — encoded protein: MQTIDWIVVICYLIATMVLGVYLSKQASKSMEDFFVSGRNLSWWLAGTSMAATTFSIDTPLYICGVVATRGIAGNWEWWSFGVAHIVLIYIFARLWRRAEIVTDAELTEIRYGGKMAAVLRATKAFLFAVPINCIGIGYAMLAMVKVVSALQLWESLGLNVGESGKLWSVVAVSIFVLIYSGFSGLWGVVVTDFFQFFLALFGAIAVAVVAVNHVGGIHELVPAVQKATDIDVLSFVPLMKGEGLLNWQWSDVAGISLSTFSAYLLVQWWSFRRSDGGGEFIQRLVSVKDEAEAEKAAWFFNILNYIIRTWPWILVALVGIVIYPNLEDPELAYPKLMLDFLPPVILGIVVASLIAAFMSTVSTSINWGASYITNDLYRRFFAPNASQTQLVFAGRIASILVTFFGAIAAFYAKDITTIFRLVISIGTGPGLVLILRWYWWRINATAELAAMVAGFIIGLTSVIPNLNIFPSDFGYRLMIISGSTAIIWITAMYLTPPESEETLNKFYLRVRPAGIGWQKQRETTGISPLQNLQLDCLKVIASVLLLFGLMLAIGGFLLLQSATGWIALIIAVIGGFWLKQLNKKPIFPMPRPGSE